One Triticum dicoccoides isolate Atlit2015 ecotype Zavitan chromosome 4B, WEW_v2.0, whole genome shotgun sequence genomic window carries:
- the LOC119292227 gene encoding probable LRR receptor-like serine/threonine-protein kinase At4g36180 yields the protein MAGLLGTVALLLLLLTTTAATSPADALLAWKVSLGDPTALSSWSKARPVCSSWLGVDCNAAGLVTSLSLGSLGLIGTLDALDAAAALPALAVLDLSDNMLTGSIPASLSRLRSLATLHLGDNGFNGSIPPQLGHLSGLVALFLYNNHLVGSIPAELSGLVSLEHLDLSENNLSGPIPSSLGILKQLTWLGLRFNNLTGTIPREIAGMMALKGLAVRDNNLEGELPATITSLRNLQYLALSDNNFTGTIPPDLGKGLNLTVVSLGHNSFSGELPQSLCDGLKLQNFTVHRNNFSGRLPSCLKNCTALLRVLLEGNQFTGDIPEVFGVHPNLEYLDVSGNQLTGNLSSPDWSQCTNLTRLHMNDNRISGNIHETFCRLTSLQDLDLSNNHLTGELPNCWWEFKLMVAMDLSKNRFSGELPISTSLGLKLQSLRLANNNFLGVFPSVIETCKSLVILDLGNNMFLGDIPSWVGTSVPLLTVLSLPSNNFSGVVPPELSQLSNLQVMDLSNNSFSGEIRMDMPNHNCSLESFHIAGNGFMGAFPPFLQGCNSLATLDIGNNQFFGGIPKWIGSQLPSLKILRLRSNNFTGEIPTDLSSLSQLQLLDMANNSLTGSIPVAFSNLNSMRHDLPPSVQPSRIFHFDRVNIYWKGREQTFWNSVQLITGIDLSCNRLTENIPDELTYLKGLRFLNLSRNDLSGIIPERIGGLELLEFLDLSCNELSGGIPPSISNLPSLSMLNLSNNHLQGHIPNGNQLQTLADPSIYGNNLGLCGFPLSACEPTLGQGAGDHKELRDLGLCYSVIIGIVFGFWLWFGALFFLEQWRLCFLRCVDGLGIKIVVRS from the coding sequence ATGGCGGGACTCCTTGGcaccgtcgcgctcctcctcctcctgttgaCCACCACCGCGGCGACCTCGCCGGCCGACGCCCTTCTGGCATGGAAGGTTAGCCTAGGCGACCCAACCGCCTTGTCCAGCTGGAGCAAGGCAAGGCCTGTCTGCTCCTCCTGGCTCGGCGTGGACTGCAACGCCGCCGGCCTGGTCACGTCGCTCAGCCTTGGGTCGCTCGGGCTCATCGGAACGCTCGACGCACTCGACGCCGCCGCGGCGCTTCCAGCCCTGGCCGTGCTCGACCTCAGCGACAACATGCTCACAGGCTCCATCCCGGCGAGTCTCTCGCGGCTGCGCTCCCTCGCGACGCTCCACCTCGGCGACAACGGATTCAACGGCTCCATCCCGCCGCAGCTCGGCCACCTCTCCGGCCTCGTGGCCCTCTTCCTCTACAACAACCACCTTGTGGGCTCTATCCCCGCAGAGCTGAGCGGGCTGGTGAGTCTGGAACACTTGGATTTATCGGAGAACAATCTATCAGGACCGATCCCTAGctccttgggcatcctcaagcagCTCACGTGGCTGGgactccggttcaacaacctcaccGGCACCATCCCACGGGAGATCGCCGGCATGATGGCTTTGAAGGGCTTGGCCGTCCGCGACAACAACCTCGAAGGCGAGCTTCCCGCTACCATCACATCGCTCAGGAATCTCCAATACCTCGCCCTGTCTGACAACAACTTCACCGGCACCATACCGCCGGACCTCGGCAAGGGGCTAAACTTAACCGTCGTGAGCTTGGGGCACAACAGCTTCTCCGGCGAGCTGCCGCAGAGTCTATGTGACGGTCTCAAGCTGCAAAACTTCACGGTACACCGCAACAACTTCAGCGGCAGGCTGCCATCGTGCCTCAAGAATTGCACGGCGCTGCTGCGGGTGCTGCTGGAAGGCAACCAATTCACCGGCGACATCCCCGAGGTGTTTGGTGTCCATCCCAACTTGGAATACCTCGATGTCTCGGGGAATCAGCTGACAGGCAACTTATCATCGCCTGATTGGTCACAGTGCACCAATCTTACACGCTTACACATGAACGACAATCGAATATCTGGCAACATTCATGAAACCTTCTGCAGATTGACCTCTCTCCAGGATCTGGACCTATCAAATAACCATCTCACCGGGGAGCTCCCAAATTGCTGGTGGGAATTCAAACTTATGGTTGCTATGGATTTGTCCAAGAATAGATTTTCAGGTGAGCTTCCTATATCAACGAGCCTAGGCCTCAAACTCCAGTCCCTTCGTCTTGCTAACAATAACTTTCTTGGAGTTTTTCCATCCGTAATTGAAACCTGCAAATCACTCGTCATCCTAGATCTTGGGAACAACATGTTCTTGGGTGATATCCCCTCTTGGGTTGGAACGAGTGTTCCTCTTCTAACAGTTCTGAGCCTCCCATCCAACAACTTCAGTGGTGTCGTTCCACCCGAGTTATCCCAACTTTCTAATCTGcaagtcatggacctgtccaacaaCTCCTTCTCAGGTGAGATCCGCATGGACATGCCAAACCACAATTGCTCCCTTGAGTCGTTTCATATTGCAGGCAATGGCTTCATGGGCGCCTTCCCGCCGTTCCTCCAAGGCTGCAACTCCCTGGCCACCCTGGACATCGGGAACAACCAGTTCTTTGGTGGTATCCCTAAATGGATTGGGAGTCAGCTTCCATCACTGAAAATCCTTAGACTTAGATCAAACAATTTCACCGGAGAAATCCCCACGGACTTATCAAGTCTTTCGCAACTTCAGCTGCTCGATATGGCCAACAATAGCTTGACAGGATCAATTCCGGTAGCCTTCAGCAACTTGAACTCCATGAGGCATGATCTTCCCCCATCGGTCCAACCAAGTCGGATTTTCCATTTTGATAGAGTCAACATATACTGGAAGGGCCGTGAACAAACGTTTTGGAACAGCGTCCAGTTAATAACAGGCATCGATCTATCATGCAATCGACTTACGGAGAACATCCCGGACGAGCTAACATACCTCAAAGGTCTCCGGTTTCTCAACTTATCCAGAAATGACCTGTCAGGCATCATTCCAGAAAGAATCGGCGGTTTGGAGCTCTTGGAGTTCCTTGACCTCTCATGCAATGAACTTTCAGGTGGCATTCCTCCCAGCATTTCCAATCTGCCATCCCTCAGCATGTTAAATCTCTCAAACAATCACCTACAGGGCCATATCCCCAACGGGAATCAGTTACAGACACTTGCAGATCCATCAATATATGGCAACAATCTGGGGCTCTGTGGCTTCCCGTTGAGCGCGTGTGAGCCTACGTTGGGCCAGGGAGCTGGAGACCACAAAGAACTCAGGGACCTGGGGCTGTGTTACTCTGTAATTATTGGCATCGTTTTCGGCTTCTGGCTTTGGTTTGGAGCTCTGTTCTTCCTGGAGCAGTGGCGTTTATGTTTTCTCCGTTGTGTTGACGGCTTAGGGATTAAGATAGTTGTCAGGAGCTAA